The sequence below is a genomic window from Inquilinus sp. KBS0705.
ATTACGTCATCATATACATACATACGTGGGTACCATTGTGCTACGGTATAAATTTTACCGTTTTTGGTATTAAGGATACCGGTACGATCTGACCCATACTCGGGTACGATGAACGAATACTCGATATTCAATTTTACCTGGCCGCCATTTGCATTAACGCCTTGCGGCAAAAACACCTGCATTCGGGTATCGTTTATTAAAAACTTTACTGCAACATCGCCAACTTTTACAGATTTTATCTTGTAACCGGCATCGGGCATTTGGCCACGGCCACCATTACGACTACCGGTAACAGGTATAATAGCAGTACCACGCGAATCAGACTTAAATATATTCTGATCTAACTGCATCCATAAAAAATCCAGTTTTTGCGGGCTATTGTTGGTATAGGTTAAGGCTTCGCTACCTATAACCTCATTGTTTTGATCGTTTAGTTTGGCGTTTAGCGTGTAATCAGCACGGTTTTGCCAGTATTTTGGGCCAGGTTCGCCATCTGCAGCGCGGTATTCCGAACCATTTTTGGTGTAAAAAAACGGCGCGAAAGCATCGTGATAGTTATAATTTGATACAGGCGGCGTTTGCTGCGCCTGGGCTACACTGCTAACGGCCATAACAGCCAGCGTAAAACCGGCAATCAGGTTAAATTTCATAATTAGTTAATGATTTGGTAAAAACAAGGCACAAGTATACTAATAATAGAATTATTGAGCATACTTTTATCGGTTTGCAACTAAGTAGTTACTTTATAAAAGATGCTTTTGATAAACAGCTTCGTCAAAGCCAAAAAATAAAAACCCGTCTTTTTCTATCACCGGGCGTTTTATCATACTGGTTTTTTGCTGCAAAAGCTGCAAGGCATCTTCTTTGGTTTTAATACCCTCTCTCACGGCCGGGTCAAGCTGTTTATAAGTAAGGCCTTGCTTATTCATAAACTTTTCGTAACCTGCTTTGGCATCCCATTCGTTTAGCTTATCGGCGCTTACACCCAGCTTTTTAAAATCCTGAAACTCATAAGCTACGTTATTTGCCTTTAACCAATCTAAAGCCTTTTTAACGGTGTTGCAGTTAGTTATGCCGTAAACTTTCATAGTAAAATTTATATTATTTATTAAACTTGGTCATGGTTAGTTCGGTACCTATGGTAGCAAAGCTTTTTATCATCTCTATACTTCGGTCTATCAATGCAGGCAGTTCGGGTTTTTCGTCATCGTCAAAACCGCTTAGTACATAATCTACCTGGCGGCCTTTGGGGTAATTATCGCTAATGCCAAAACGTAAGCGGGCATAGTCGCTGTTACCTAAAGTGGCTTCAATATGCTTTAGCCCGTTGTGCCCCGCAGCGCTGCCTTTGGGTTTTAGGCGCAGGGTGCCTAATGGCAAAGCAAGGTCATCTACTACTACCAGTACATTTTGCACAGGTATTTTTAATTCTTTCATCCAGTGGTTTAGGGCTTTACCGCTAAGATTCATGTAAGTAGTTGGTTTAATTAAGTATAGCGTGCGGCTTTTGTAATTTATCTCGGTATAATAGGCATGGCGCATATTATAAAATTTTGCACCCTCCTGCTTAGCCAATTCATCTAAAACCATAAAACCTATGTTATGCCTTGTATCGGCATACTCGGGCCCTATATTTCCTAAACCAACAATTAAATATTTCATGCCCCCAACATTCCGCGCAACGGCGGGCTTACTTTTTAAATACTTACTAAAATAGGGCTTGAAACCCATAGCTGTTATTTTACCGGCAAATTAAAACAAAAACAGCGATAAGTTTAACTCATCGCTGTTAATGGTGTAATCACACAACAATCGGTGTAATCTCCAAATTATTTTTTAGCAGCTTCTTGTTCTGCCTGGCGTAACGCACGTGAAGTAGTTACAGATACGATAGTATCTTCTTGTGCATTGGTGATAGTTAAGTTTGCAACTTTAATATCAGCAACACGTACAGATTTACCTACTTCTAATTCGCTAATGCTTACTTCGATGTTATCTAAATGATCTTTAGGTAATGCTTTAACACGTAGTTTACGTAATTTTTGCACTAATTTACCACCCACTTTAACACCCGGAGAAGTACCTGTTAATTTTACAGGGATCTCGATAGTGATAGGTTTTTTCTCGTCTAACAACAAGAAGTCTACGTGAATAATTTGTTCCGTTAATGGGTGGAACTGCATATCCTTAATAATAGCTTGTGATTTAACTCCAGCTACTTCAATGTCGATGAAATGAACAACCGGAGTGTAAACTACGGCTCTCAAATCAGCTGCGGACACTGCAAAGTGGGTTTGGGTTGGCCCACCGTAAAGTACTGCAGGCACTAAGCCCTGGTAACGCAGTTCTTTAGCGTCTCTTTTCCCTACGTTCTCTCTTGGAGAACCGCTAATAGCAATTGATTTCATTATTTATATTTATTTACTTAAGCCATACCAATACGGCATGGATATTTTTATTCTGTTTTAATCTACCTTAAATAGCTGGCTTATCGATCCGTGTTCGTTCACATTCATAATTGCTTTTGCAAACAAATCGGCTGTTGATAATACCCTTATTTTGGGGCTGGTGTGTTTTAATGGTATAGTATCGGTTACTATCAACTCGGTTAAAGCCGAATTTTCGATAGTTTCGTAAGCCTTACCAGATAACACCGGGTGTGTACATACCGCGCGTACGCTACGTGCGCCACGCTCCATAATTAAGCTGGCTGCCTTTGCAAGCGTACCTGCCGTGTCACAAATGTCGTCTATTAATACAATATCCTGGTCGGTAACATCACCTATCAGCGTCATCGATTCTATTTCGTTGGCGCGTTTGCGGCGTTTATCGCATATTACCACTTCGGCATTAAAATATTTGGCAAAGCTACGCGCCCTGTACGAACCGCCCATATCAGGCGATGCAATGGTTAGCGCTTGTAAACCTAAACTTTTTATATAAGGCACAAATATGATAGATGCATCCAGGTGATCTACAGGTACATCAAAAAACGCTTGTATTTGGGCCGCATGCAAATCCATCGTCATGATACGGTGAATACCTGCCGCAACCAGTAAGTTAGCTACCAGCTTTGAGCCGATGGCTACACGTGGCTTATCCTTCCTGTCTTGCCTTGCCAAACCAAAATATGGGATAACGGCAGTAATGTAATGAGCAGATGCGCGGCGGGCGGCATCAATCATCATTAATAACTCCATTAAATTGTCAGTTGGTTGGTGGGTAGATTGAATAAGAAACACATCACAACCGCGGATAGATTCATTAAAGTGTGGCTGAAATTCGCCATCGCTAAAACGAGATACTGCCATATCGCCAAGCTCTTTACCATAAGATGAAGCAATGTTTTTGGCCAGCTCTGTTGAACCGGAACCTGCAAATAGCTTAACTGTATTAAACTGTAATGGCATCTTGTTTAGATTTCGAAATTCGAATGTTTAACAGCGATTTCTCTCTTATTAAACAGTGTATCAACCCTGTATAAAAAACTTCGGATTTCACATTTTCCATCAGACCTAAATCCGAAATTGAAAATCCGAAATCCGAAATCATCTTGTTGCCCGACCAGGATTCGAACCTAGACAAACGGTACCAAAAACCGTCGTACTACCATTATACTATCAGGCAATCTCCTTTGGTTTGTTATCCACCCCGAAAAGGAATGCAAATATAAGACGAAAAATCAGAACTCAAAAGCAAAATTTAAAAAAGTATTTTTAGGGGTGCAAAACACAAAAGCAAGCGTTAAAAAGTGTTAATGATTAGCTATTTCGCTTAAACATAGTAATGTTTTTACTAATTTCGGCTGCGTAAACCCGTATAAGCTTGTATAAAACAGCATGAATTACAATAAATTAAATAATATTTTTGGTTGGGCAGTAGGCATAATTGCCACCATCACCTACATTTTAACCCTCGAACCGTCTACCAGTTTTTGGGATTGCGGCGAGTTTATTGCCTGTATTTACCGGTTGCAGGTAGCCCACCAGCCCGGCGCGCCATTGTTTACCATGATAGGCAAGGTTTTTTCGCTGCTATCATTGGGCGATAATAACAAGGTTGCTTATTTTACAAACATGTCGTCGGCATTGGCCAGCGGTGCTACCATCATATTTTTATTTTGGACCATTACCGCACTGGCTAAAAAAATGCTGGTTAAAGCAGGCGAAGAAGTTAGCCCAACCAACCTGATCCTGATCATCGGTTCGGGATTAGTGGGTGCGCTGGCTTACACATGGTCTGATACGTTTTGGTTCTCGGCTGTCGAGTCGGAGGTTTATGCGCAATCATCGCTTTGTACAGCCATTGTTTTTTGGGCCATATTAAAATGGGAAGCCCACGCCGATGAGCCACGCGCCGATAAATGGATAGTATTTATTGCGTATGTAATGGGCCTATCTATAGGTATACACTTATTAAACTTGTTGGTTATACCGGCCATTGCCTTAATTATATACTTCCGCAGAGCTAAAAATGTAAGCACCGGCGGCACTATTTGGGCCTTTATATTAGGCGTAGTTACCGTTGCAGTTATACTTTGGGGTGTTATTCAATTTACGGTTAAAGGTGCCGCCTTTTCCGATCTGTTTTTTGTGAACACCCTGGGCATGGGTTTTGGCGATGGCGCTATCATATTTTTTGTATTGGTGATAGGCGCACTGGCATCGGGTATATATTATACCATTAAACCCTCTACAGCATTAATTGTAGCCGCTGCAGCATGCTTTATACTGCTGTTAACTTTTAGTGCAGGCGTTATAGGCTTTTTTGGCGGAACTGCTGTTTTAGCCATATTAGAGTACGTTTTAAAAGTGCGCGAAAGACGTTTTGCGCTTAACCGGGTTTTAATATGCGCCGTATTTATATTATTCGGATATAGCTCATTTGTGATGATCGTTATCCGCGCCAAGGCCGGTACTAACCTAAACAACAGCGATCCGCAGGATGCCTTTGCATTAAACGGTTACTTAAACCGCGATCAGTATGGCGATACACCATTAATGTACGGCGAATACTTTGATTCTAAGCCAATTGACCAAACGGAAGGTGCTAAAATTTATCGCCGTGGCGAAACTAAATACGAGGTAGCTGGTAAAAAACTAAACACTATATACGACCGCAATACGCTTTTCCCGCGTATGTTTAGTCAAAAGCCAAACCACCCCGAGTTTTACAGGAGCTGGTCGCAATTAGGGCCGCAAGAACAGCCCACAATGGCTACCAACCTTGGCTTTTTTGCCACCTGGCAAATTAACCAAATGTACACCCGCTATTTTATGTGGAACTTTGTGGGCCGCGCTAACGAAATGGATGGCCAAACCAGCTCATCGGGTATTGATGGTAGCTGGATAAGCGGACTAAACTTTAAAAAGGAGCTGCCTGCTACTGTTACGCAAAGCAAATCATATAACCGCCTGTACTTTTTACCGCTTATTATTGGCTTGTTGGGCGTTGTTTATCATTTTAAACGCAACCAGCGCGATGCCGGCGTAGTTACTGTACTGTTCTTTTTCACCGGTTTAGCTATTGTGCTTTACCTTAACCAGGACCCATTACAACCACGTGAGCGTGATTACGCGTACGCAGGATCATTCTATGCATTTGCCATTTGGATTGGTTTAGGCGTGTTATTTATAGCAGAATTACTAAGCAAAAAGATAAATGCCAAAACGGGTGCTATAGCAGCCACAGTGGTTTGTTTATTGGCCGCGCCTATACTAATGGCCAGCCAGGAATGGGACGACCACGACCGCTCTACCAAGCTTACCCCGCACGATATGGCCTACAACTACCTTAACTCGTGCGCGCCAAACGCTATCTTATTTACCTATGCCGATAACGATACCTACCCGCTGTGGTATATACAAGAGGTTGAAGGTGTTAGGCCGGATGTACGCATTGTAAACTTAAGTTTGTTGGGTACCGATTGGTATATCCGCCAAATGAAAACGCAGATGAATCAATCGGCACCCTTGCCTATCAGCATGGATAATAAGAAGTTTGAAGCCGGTGTACGCGATGTAATATATTACAACGA
It includes:
- a CDS encoding Spx/MgsR family RNA polymerase-binding regulatory protein, encoding MKVYGITNCNTVKKALDWLKANNVAYEFQDFKKLGVSADKLNEWDAKAGYEKFMNKQGLTYKQLDPAVREGIKTKEDALQLLQQKTSMIKRPVIEKDGFLFFGFDEAVYQKHLL
- a CDS encoding DUF2723 domain-containing protein; this translates as MNYNKLNNIFGWAVGIIATITYILTLEPSTSFWDCGEFIACIYRLQVAHQPGAPLFTMIGKVFSLLSLGDNNKVAYFTNMSSALASGATIIFLFWTITALAKKMLVKAGEEVSPTNLILIIGSGLVGALAYTWSDTFWFSAVESEVYAQSSLCTAIVFWAILKWEAHADEPRADKWIVFIAYVMGLSIGIHLLNLLVIPAIALIIYFRRAKNVSTGGTIWAFILGVVTVAVILWGVIQFTVKGAAFSDLFFVNTLGMGFGDGAIIFFVLVIGALASGIYYTIKPSTALIVAAAACFILLLTFSAGVIGFFGGTAVLAILEYVLKVRERRFALNRVLICAVFILFGYSSFVMIVIRAKAGTNLNNSDPQDAFALNGYLNRDQYGDTPLMYGEYFDSKPIDQTEGAKIYRRGETKYEVAGKKLNTIYDRNTLFPRMFSQKPNHPEFYRSWSQLGPQEQPTMATNLGFFATWQINQMYTRYFMWNFVGRANEMDGQTSSSGIDGSWISGLNFKKELPATVTQSKSYNRLYFLPLIIGLLGVVYHFKRNQRDAGVVTVLFFFTGLAIVLYLNQDPLQPRERDYAYAGSFYAFAIWIGLGVLFIAELLSKKINAKTGAIAATVVCLLAAPILMASQEWDDHDRSTKLTPHDMAYNYLNSCAPNAILFTYADNDTYPLWYIQEVEGVRPDVRIVNLSLLGTDWYIRQMKTQMNQSAPLPISMDNKKFEAGVRDVIYYNDAKVAGPIELKEVFDFMTSDNQQAKVQYESGESANYLPTKNFKLMVNADEVIKSGTVPANQRDRIVSEMDWTYPGKYVTKDNLAMMDILAHNNWKRPVYFATTVPSDNLLGLDKYLYSEGFSNRLMPFKPDTTVAPQENTNTMIMYNNMMNKYKYGNMKNAKYLDHESLTLFNPLIARLFGTLADNLVKEGHKDLAKNALKKYAEVVPSQIVAPEIAVRKYYMVETAFKMGETALALQLANQVDDYVIDVLKFNYTQYQKDTNAVDARDVQLSLSILNGMMNTTRANNQPALGSKFEAQLKDYSAKFGGLAQQ
- a CDS encoding 50S ribosomal protein L25/general stress protein Ctc, encoding MKSIAISGSPRENVGKRDAKELRYQGLVPAVLYGGPTQTHFAVSAADLRAVVYTPVVHFIDIEVAGVKSQAIIKDMQFHPLTEQIIHVDFLLLDEKKPITIEIPVKLTGTSPGVKVGGKLVQKLRKLRVKALPKDHLDNIEVSISELEVGKSVRVADIKVANLTITNAQEDTIVSVTTSRALRQAEQEAAKK
- a CDS encoding aminoacyl-tRNA hydrolase, which translates into the protein MKYLIVGLGNIGPEYADTRHNIGFMVLDELAKQEGAKFYNMRHAYYTEINYKSRTLYLIKPTTYMNLSGKALNHWMKELKIPVQNVLVVVDDLALPLGTLRLKPKGSAAGHNGLKHIEATLGNSDYARLRFGISDNYPKGRQVDYVLSGFDDDEKPELPALIDRSIEMIKSFATIGTELTMTKFNK
- a CDS encoding ribose-phosphate pyrophosphokinase, whose amino-acid sequence is MPLQFNTVKLFAGSGSTELAKNIASSYGKELGDMAVSRFSDGEFQPHFNESIRGCDVFLIQSTHQPTDNLMELLMMIDAARRASAHYITAVIPYFGLARQDRKDKPRVAIGSKLVANLLVAAGIHRIMTMDLHAAQIQAFFDVPVDHLDASIIFVPYIKSLGLQALTIASPDMGGSYRARSFAKYFNAEVVICDKRRKRANEIESMTLIGDVTDQDIVLIDDICDTAGTLAKAASLIMERGARSVRAVCTHPVLSGKAYETIENSALTELIVTDTIPLKHTSPKIRVLSTADLFAKAIMNVNEHGSISQLFKVD